The proteins below come from a single Eubacterium limosum genomic window:
- a CDS encoding GntR family transcriptional regulator: protein MKIQNREEDAYRQLKEKILAGVLIPGDILSEASLSQGLGMSRTPVRYALKQLEYEGFITYHKNRGISIRETSSREMVGILEMMILFEHSAVKKVKNGETIFDIAALKRLGDEAQVLRNERQYASYIEKTHQYNSCFIASAGNSQLTVVYNTSWERVISTSVYNKMTHPTAIPKKTQTTVGFIHQLNQSITDEAYDHTDRLLDEYFDYARNQILYYGQI, encoded by the coding sequence ATGAAAATTCAAAACAGAGAAGAAGACGCCTACAGACAGCTCAAGGAAAAAATCCTGGCCGGCGTGCTGATCCCAGGGGATATTTTATCCGAGGCCTCCCTGTCCCAGGGGCTCGGCATGAGCCGCACGCCGGTGCGCTATGCCCTGAAACAGCTGGAGTACGAAGGTTTTATTACCTATCATAAAAACCGGGGCATCTCCATCCGGGAAACCTCCAGCCGCGAAATGGTGGGTATTCTGGAAATGATGATCCTGTTTGAGCACAGCGCTGTCAAAAAAGTCAAAAACGGCGAAACCATTTTTGATATTGCCGCCTTAAAGCGCCTCGGCGATGAGGCCCAGGTCCTGCGGAATGAACGCCAGTACGCGTCCTATATTGAAAAAACCCATCAGTACAACAGCTGCTTTATCGCCAGCGCAGGCAACAGTCAGCTGACCGTTGTCTATAACACCTCCTGGGAACGCGTAATCAGCACATCTGTTTACAACAAAATGACACATCCCACAGCTATCCCGAAGAAAACACAGACTACCGTCGGCTTTATTCATCAGCTCAACCAGTCCATCACTGACGAGGCCTACGACCACACTGACCGGCTGCTGGATGAATACTTTGACTATGCCAGAAACCAGATTCTGTATTATGGGCAGATATAA
- a CDS encoding sensor histidine kinase yields the protein MFGIIVVLAVAVAVLAVRTVVMRREIRSMSRQLEDLSAGRSEKKISLTLVDARLNELATQINENMEIQKQLRIDTRKSEQRLKDSIAGVSHDLRTPLTAIIGYVQMLERSGLSGEQQEKAAVILKKADAMRELVESFFELSVMESGQSELAEEPVNFTNIVSEAVVDFIPRFEAAELEPNVDLGDKSLYMAGDRTALRRIVQNLLSNALKYTAGRVKVTLEESAGKIILSVANEVRPDTSPDMERLFERFYTADDSRNSGSAGLGLYIVKLLAEKMQGAVSASFVNKTLSIYVVFQEEKNKQA from the coding sequence ATGTTTGGAATTATCGTGGTTTTAGCTGTGGCTGTGGCGGTATTAGCGGTTCGGACAGTGGTTATGCGGCGGGAGATAAGGAGTATGAGCCGCCAGCTGGAGGACTTATCCGCCGGACGGTCTGAGAAGAAGATCAGTCTGACCTTAGTGGATGCCCGGCTAAACGAGCTGGCGACTCAGATCAACGAGAATATGGAGATCCAGAAGCAGCTGCGCATTGACACGCGAAAGAGCGAACAGCGCCTAAAGGATTCCATCGCGGGTGTTTCCCACGATTTGCGGACACCATTGACAGCGATCATCGGTTACGTTCAGATGCTTGAGCGCAGCGGACTGAGCGGGGAGCAGCAGGAAAAAGCTGCGGTGATTTTAAAAAAAGCCGACGCCATGCGGGAGCTGGTTGAAAGCTTTTTTGAACTCTCTGTCATGGAATCGGGTCAGTCGGAGCTCGCGGAAGAACCGGTTAATTTTACCAATATTGTCTCAGAGGCGGTGGTGGATTTTATTCCGCGGTTTGAAGCGGCAGAGCTTGAGCCTAATGTTGACCTTGGGGATAAAAGCCTGTATATGGCGGGAGACAGAACCGCTCTGCGGCGCATTGTCCAGAACCTTTTGTCCAACGCCCTTAAATACACCGCAGGCAGGGTAAAGGTCACCCTCGAGGAAAGCGCTGGAAAAATAATCCTGTCGGTTGCCAACGAGGTGAGGCCTGACACCTCTCCGGATATGGAAAGGCTTTTTGAGCGCTTTTACACAGCGGATGATTCCAGAAACAGCGGAAGTGCCGGACTGGGGCTGTATATTGTGAAATTGTTGGCGGAAAAAATGCAGGGTGCGGTGAGTGCCTCTTTTGTGAATAAAACACTGTCGATTTATGTTGTATTCCAAGAGGAAAAAAACAAACAGGCTTGA
- a CDS encoding ABC transporter permease, with translation MLALIKMEFYQLVRNRLFYLMAGISIIFGALMSSGYIGDTNPFGVPMADGLSVFGGMVYDSTMWLIVIGAMSALMLGQSASDKTLALAVSAGHSRASVYFCKALVFLLAVNIVMFLYPFAGLIVTGAAHGFDKGIITEPFAQYLLRVTGMVFLANCAVFSISILLMAVFQDAAKTTACATLAIILESFGMIFFLSRRMSPLWLPPYMARAAVFTPLNISQVILILTACLGFTALLLGAGYFVFRKREIK, from the coding sequence ATGCTTGCTTTAATCAAAATGGAGTTTTATCAGCTTGTCCGTAACAGGTTGTTTTATCTGATGGCTGGAATCAGTATTATTTTCGGGGCCTTGATGAGTTCGGGATATATTGGAGATACAAATCCCTTTGGTGTCCCGATGGCCGATGGATTATCTGTATTTGGAGGAATGGTCTATGATTCCACCATGTGGCTCATTGTCATTGGGGCGATGAGCGCTCTGATGCTCGGGCAGAGCGCCTCGGATAAAACGCTGGCGCTGGCTGTATCCGCGGGGCACAGCCGCGCTTCTGTTTATTTTTGCAAGGCGCTTGTGTTTTTGCTGGCTGTCAATATCGTGATGTTTCTTTATCCTTTCGCGGGACTCATTGTCACTGGTGCGGCGCACGGGTTTGACAAAGGCATTATTACAGAGCCTTTTGCCCAGTATCTTCTCAGAGTTACCGGTATGGTTTTTCTGGCAAACTGCGCGGTTTTCAGCATTTCAATCCTGTTAATGGCCGTTTTTCAGGATGCGGCCAAGACAACGGCCTGCGCAACGCTGGCCATTATTCTGGAATCCTTTGGGATGATATTTTTTCTGTCAAGGAGGATGTCACCACTTTGGCTTCCGCCTTATATGGCGAGGGCAGCGGTTTTTACACCTTTGAATATATCCCAGGTTATCCTGATTCTGACAGCATGTCTTGGTTTTACGGCTTTACTCCTGGGCGCTGGATATTTTGTGTTCAGGAAGAGAGAGATAAAATAA
- a CDS encoding ABC transporter permease: MINLLKMEWYRLRHSRLFWGLLLGIFIAGLFIGVSETEGQAVASAAANGNGGVQLILQMMSEAVPMGFLASIFGVIYLGQGFAERTPNLAVESGSGRLTVFLSKILIYLMVISLAMMVYILAGVMVAAVTLNFTGELSRFKGLQIAVTFFMTGYAMCGMVPLFLAIFRDAAKTTLFSILALMLHIFLAVSGNVLKGVQWCMPLNQMQASGLGMAEWLTAIGIDFAFLVIPSFLGCLIFSKRELK, encoded by the coding sequence ATGATTAACTTGTTGAAGATGGAATGGTACAGGCTCAGGCACAGCAGGCTTTTCTGGGGACTGCTGTTGGGTATTTTTATTGCTGGATTGTTCATCGGCGTGTCCGAAACAGAGGGACAGGCTGTAGCAAGCGCTGCCGCCAATGGAAATGGAGGTGTGCAGCTGATCCTGCAGATGATGTCGGAAGCGGTTCCGATGGGTTTTCTTGCTTCGATTTTTGGCGTTATTTATCTGGGACAGGGATTTGCAGAACGCACACCTAATCTTGCAGTTGAGAGCGGTAGTGGCAGGCTCACTGTTTTTTTGAGTAAAATACTGATTTACCTCATGGTTATTTCGTTGGCTATGATGGTTTACATATTGGCGGGCGTGATGGTCGCAGCTGTTACCCTGAACTTCACCGGGGAGCTTTCAAGGTTTAAGGGACTTCAAATAGCCGTAACTTTTTTTATGACAGGTTATGCAATGTGTGGAATGGTGCCGCTGTTTCTGGCAATATTCAGAGACGCGGCAAAAACAACACTGTTTTCAATTCTGGCGTTGATGCTGCACATTTTTCTGGCAGTATCCGGCAATGTATTAAAAGGAGTGCAGTGGTGTATGCCTTTAAATCAAATGCAGGCTTCAGGACTGGGGATGGCAGAGTGGCTGACAGCCATAGGGATCGATTTTGCTTTTTTGGTGATTCCTTCTTTCCTGGGCTGTCTGATTTTTTCAAAGCGTGAGTTGAAGTAG
- a CDS encoding ABC transporter permease has product MGNLLRLEWYKLWRDKTFYAVFGVTVLLGICISFDGHSVTGLQVMEASLHTANLLILPVCVFPGLFIGREFDEGTIYHGIESGHSRFQVFLAKSVVFFIGCEVLMMAFPAVNVFFHSLAFGFGEPMSAEIALYLIKVTGVVVVLNAASMATGLLLGFLCRDVAKTIGISLFIFGILTFILNLYGAKLSFLSFLIPMAAERLLMTEILPAASLWLILGSGAAWIAVLGAGAFFCFVRCALQ; this is encoded by the coding sequence ATGGGTAATCTGCTTCGGCTGGAATGGTACAAGCTCTGGAGGGATAAGACTTTTTACGCCGTGTTTGGCGTGACGGTGCTTCTGGGAATCTGTATCAGCTTTGACGGTCACAGCGTGACCGGGCTGCAGGTTATGGAGGCGTCGCTTCATACCGCCAATCTGCTGATTCTGCCAGTCTGTGTGTTTCCTGGGCTGTTCATCGGCCGCGAGTTTGACGAAGGCACTATTTATCACGGAATTGAGAGCGGCCACAGCCGGTTTCAGGTATTTCTGGCTAAATCAGTGGTATTTTTTATCGGGTGCGAGGTGCTTATGATGGCCTTTCCGGCTGTCAATGTGTTTTTTCACAGCCTGGCGTTTGGCTTTGGTGAGCCCATGTCTGCTGAGATTGCCCTGTACCTGATAAAGGTGACCGGAGTTGTGGTGGTGCTCAACGCAGCTTCAATGGCAACAGGCCTTCTTTTGGGGTTTTTATGCCGGGATGTCGCAAAGACGATTGGTATCAGCCTGTTTATTTTTGGGATTTTGACCTTCATATTAAATCTTTACGGCGCAAAACTGAGTTTTTTGAGTTTCCTGATTCCCATGGCCGCTGAACGTCTGCTCATGACTGAGATACTCCCAGCAGCGTCGCTGTGGTTAATTTTAGGATCAGGCGCAGCATGGATTGCAGTGCTGGGGGCAGGGGCGTTTTTCTGCTTTGTCAGATGTGCTCTGCAGTAG
- a CDS encoding ABC transporter ATP-binding protein, with translation MDEVVLKATDLCKNYGSFKALDHLSLTIEKGKTYGLIGQNGAGKTTFIRQVCGLSYPSGGELALFGKGDEKGMREGRKRMGCLVETPALYQGMTAKQNMEAQRIQRGIPDKKAAERTLELVGLTDTGRKTVKHFSLGMKQRLGIAMALISDPEFLVLDEPINGLDPVGIVEIRELLKRLNTERGTTLLISSHILSELYQTVDHFIIIDRGHIVESLTQEELDERCRRHIAIEVDDAARAAAVIEEALHTDNYRVMPDGTIKLYDHLEEIRTVSAALSQSGLLLTGISVRGDSLEDYFLQSIGGRKNG, from the coding sequence ATGGACGAAGTTGTATTAAAAGCGACGGATTTGTGTAAAAATTATGGAAGCTTTAAAGCCCTTGACCATTTGAGCCTGACCATTGAGAAGGGGAAAACCTATGGCTTGATTGGCCAGAACGGCGCAGGGAAGACGACCTTTATAAGACAGGTTTGCGGGCTTTCCTATCCGTCTGGCGGGGAGCTGGCGCTCTTTGGTAAAGGCGATGAGAAAGGAATGCGTGAGGGAAGAAAGCGCATGGGCTGCCTGGTGGAGACGCCGGCGCTGTACCAGGGCATGACAGCAAAGCAAAATATGGAGGCCCAGCGGATTCAGAGAGGAATCCCGGATAAGAAAGCCGCAGAGAGAACCCTGGAGCTGGTGGGGCTTACGGATACGGGGCGGAAGACAGTAAAGCATTTTTCGCTTGGGATGAAACAGCGGCTGGGTATTGCCATGGCTCTTATCAGCGATCCGGAATTTCTGGTCCTCGATGAGCCCATCAATGGGCTGGACCCGGTGGGGATTGTGGAAATCCGTGAGCTTTTAAAGCGGTTAAACACAGAGCGCGGTACCACACTGCTGATTTCAAGCCATATCCTCAGTGAGCTCTATCAGACGGTGGATCATTTTATTATTATCGACAGGGGGCATATCGTTGAATCGCTGACCCAGGAAGAACTGGATGAGCGCTGCCGCCGCCACATCGCCATTGAGGTGGATGATGCGGCCAGAGCAGCCGCAGTCATTGAGGAAGCTCTTCACACCGATAATTACAGAGTTATGCCTGACGGTACCATTAAGCTTTACGACCATCTGGAGGAGATACGCACAGTATCGGCAGCTTTATCTCAGAGTGGGTTGCTCCTGACAGGCATCAGCGTCCGGGGTGACAGTCTGGAGGACTACTTCCTGCAAAGCATCGGAGGCCGGAAAAATGGGTAA